The following DNA comes from Mya arenaria isolate MELC-2E11 chromosome 11, ASM2691426v1.
ATAAATTCTAACTGGGGTGCAAATGCACCAGTCCTTTTCAAAATAGATTCCGGCTCATGCAAAATGAGCCCTTTTCAATTTTATTGGCTGTTAGTATTTTTTGTCGCATAAATAAACTCTGGATGTTACAGcgcaaatataaaatatattgtcaatttTTATTCGATGACGTACATGTTACAAAACACTAAAATCAGGTGATTCATTTTACATGCAAAAATGAATAAGCGGTAGGGAAGGTTTAAATCACTTTAAGATCAAACTACAACAAACTCATTTGTAGCgtaaacatgaataaaatgtCGCAATGCGGTAAAGTACCGGTGTGCGCgaagcagacgacaatttacgcGCGGAGGACACATTTCAACTCTGGCTAATGGTTGAAGATGGTAagacttttcatttctttaccTTTTTCGTATAtcttattcattatttatttacttctACATGATTTTCAACTGTAAATCatgcattttgatttattaaatttattcataaaatatgttttgttgtagaAGTAATTAGTGTTATTAATGTTCAGAATTAACACAATACTGTATTGTATTAAAATCGAcaattaatgttgaaatgtgcATGGTGAAATGGCGGTTGATAAATACTATATTTAGATAATGTTGTAATGTTCTGTCGGAGTGaatatattctttgttaataTCAAGTAAGTTTATAATACTCGTGGGAGTCGTGGCAGTTCACAACTTGTAGTTTATGCTTGTCTTAAAGCACCAATTATTCTAAAttgaatatatgtacatgtccGGAACTATGATCCTGAATTGATTAAATACCAGTCATCACTATTGTTTATAGTAATACATGGTTACATGTATAACGTAAACTGCTATGCGGACTGACATTGACTTAAGCCTTGATATTATATACAACTAAACCACATTGTCCCATGCTACAATTTACATACAAGTTTTTATGTATGTAATTAATGAGTAGGAAGTTAGGAGTgtaattaaagctgcattctcatagattgacagttttgacaactttttcattaattgtctcagaatcagctgattttggcaccAATGCTTTCAATGCAGTCACAttagataactcacaatataacCAATAGTGGttcatggggggggggggcactcaCCCCTCCCACCCCCTttaatcgtccaagtttactttttatgttaatatcggAGAAAAAAGGTAATAACATACGCTCAAAATTCATCATCTCGGACtagatattattaaaattttctttgGGGAGACCTCCCATCCCCACCCACCCTCTCAccatttaaaaccaaatatattctggttctgagggaggggcgaaAGTCAAAAGGTAACGCCCCcaaagttacgccccctctaacgtcaaatcctggccCGCCCCGGAtcggaaaactgccgaaaatttcattttttctaaatcgTTATTAacgtttttagccataaaacagcAAATTTTGAGcgtaaatatgaaatatcagCAGTCCTACATCACCGATTTACGCAAAGTGGAGCTcaatccaaaacaaaaaataagagtTGTCAAAAccgacaatctgtgagagtgcagctataaaaTGATGTTAACCTCAATGTAGAGCGTACTGTGTTCAACAGTCATCGTAGTATAGAATAGTATAGAATTTCAAGATTTGGCTTTTAAAACCATCCGACCCATTATAGTTGAGAATCTTAATAAAACCTAACAAGCCATGCTCGAACGCACTCGATCTTTCATTTAAGTTTCGTTGGTGTTCTAGTTTCCGCTGTTATTACCCAACCTGgttattcatacatgtatttacatgaCCTTTTGGTTTTCTGTAACTGATGTGACCGGAACAGTCACGTTACTTAGTTTCCTGCCGCGACtgataataatcataaaatgtTTCCAAAGATACAGATTTATATTTCTGCTAACTTCTGTTGACATTTAAAGCCTTAATTCAACGAACTGATAATGATATGACAAACcattaaaagtatataattttTTGTCCAAATCCTTCAGTTTTCGAAATAGTGTTTAATTTTTGGTTTATACTTTGATTTTCATTAGGTAATGTTTCTATTCTCCCCTTTTCAGACTGACCAACTAACTGAAGAACAGATCGCAGGtaataatttctatttttaatattacACTTTTTCCTTTCCTATTTTCCTGTTTTCCCCTTCCCTGCCTTTCCTTTCCTATATTTCATTTCCTTCTTTTCCTAtcttttctttcctttttttccTTTTCGTAATCTACCTTTTTTGACTATTTTTCTTTTTCccatatttcatttttcctATTTATCATTTCCTTCTTTTTCTTTCCTAATTGCCTTCTTTcctaatatctttttttttaattttacaaatctttCCAAATTTTCCTTTCCTAATTTTCCTGTTTTCCCCTTTCTTGCCGTTCCTTTCCTATATTTCCTTTCCATCATTTCCTTTCCTTTTTTCCTTTCGTAATCTTTCTTTTTGCCCTTTTTTACCTATTTTTCCTTTTCCCTATCTTACCTTTCCTTCTTTTCCTATCTTTccttttatttcctttatcCATTTCCTTCTCTTCCTTCCCTTCTTTTCCTTTcctaattttcattttttccaattttctttttttctttccgTTCCTTTTTTCCTTTCCTGCTTTTCTTTTCCTATTTTCCTTTGTatcatttcatttcttttcaataatgCAATGGAGCAAACCTAGCAGCCATGCAGACGCGTTATCTGGTCTTGTAAAAATGAACGTCACAAGGAAAAACGTCAAAACCCAATTTTGTGACGCATTGCAACAGGATCTAGTTTCCTTGTTCTGGTTTCAAGAATGTTTAAATACTAGCAGTCGCAAGTTATTTCCGTCAGACCGATGCAATAGTAAAGATAGCCTCGGGGCTCCGACACTGTACTAAACTACCATCATTCTAGCATAATGAATATCTAAATacctgtataatatttttttctaatttatttttcacatagagTATGTATCAGCACACAGTTGTAAATTGTCAACCTGTTTAAAGAACATGGTAATAGCCCTTTGCTTAAACACTTACAGTGTACATACTCTTAACATGCTCATGAGAGTGAAAGTGACTAGTGGTAAATCAGAAATACTAGTATTCACTCTTGCACATGTGCGGAATGTGGATGTctacatttttgttaaagtggTTCAGTTTTCAGTCTCATCATATTCGCGCACAATACTGTCGTCCATTCATAGTTTAACACCAGTTTTAACGCTCTAATGAAACAGAAACCATCAACTATCTTTTCTTTACATGTTCACCATACTGTGAAATCAGTAATATCTATGAGCATAAATATATAGATTGCCCTGTTCTTCTCCATAGAATTCAAGGAGGCGTTCAGCCTGTTTGACAAGGACGGAGATGGAACCATCACCACCAAGGAGCTGGGAACCGTCATGAGGTCCCTGGGCCAGAACCCGACCGAGGCCGAGCTTCAGGACATGATCAACGAGGTGGACGCTGACGGTAAGTCACGCTGTGCTATTGTGTGTATGTGTCCGGCTGGTGTGGTGGTAGTAAAGTTAACTtcgtttaaagggactagatactagatgatacaattgcaagaaaaatagaaaaatgtaaaaaaacttgCATAAAATTGGTATCATTGTATAACGCATTGGATCTTACTTACTGGTGTATCGCTAACGTCACATGTATCTCTCGCAGATTTTGCGGGGTGTGTGGGTTCCATTCGAAATTTACGGGGTCGGTCTACCACGTAAATATcactaaatttaaaataaaaaaagcatctTTATATGTATGTGTTCTAATCACGTGACTGCCACACgctaaatattatatacaagttataaactgggaaaccattatgcgctaagggtaaactcagctgagacagcgacacaatattcttttaatcgtGTAATGTGATGTATGATCGACCTCCGACTAGCTGGTATAGACAATATAAGGcttgttttgatgaaatactgtatttacCGATtatgggaccatctggtgtctagtccctttaaagctgcactctcacagattgaacgttttgacaacttttttatttttggttttggaacgagccaatatttgcgaaaattcatggaaaccagttatataagactgctgacaaaacattagatcaaaaattttatatttaagttcaaaaaaagatgttttatgcattttttcttaaaccgttattaacggtttaagccacaaaacattaattttcgaacggaaatatgaaatatacgatctgattttttgtcagcaatcttatatcattggtttgcagatatttacgcaaaaagttGCACTTTTCaagacattttttgttgttgtaaaagttgtatgtctgtgagagtgcagctttaaagcactTTCTGCGATGACCTCAACAGTATTACATTTTCAGTAAATCAGTTACGTTAATCCAGGCTTACATAGACAATCTTATGAAggtttaattttgttgtgtATACACATGAATCCTTCAAATATTCACCAGTTGTTGATTTGCTCACAAGAGACATGTTAATGTACTCAATCAAGATCAGGTAAAATAATCGCCCGCCTCTTCTATGATTCAGGAAATGGAACGATCGACTTCCCCGAGTTCCTGCAGATGATGGCGCGGAAGATGAAGGAGGGTGACAGCGACGAGGAGATACGGGAGGCATTCAAGGTCTTTGACAAGGACGGGAATGGCTACATCTCGGCCGCCGAGCTCCGCCATGTTATGACGAACTTAGGAGAGAAACTCACGGATGAGGAGGTGGACGAGATGATAAGAGAGGCTGATGTGGACGGGGACGGGCAGGTGAATTATGATGGTAGGTGTCTTGTGGATGGACCGTACTCACGTTAGGGGTTGTAAGTGGGTTGGGAGCATTTGGACGGGGACGGGCAGGTCATTTATGATGGTAGGTGTCTTGTGGATGGACCGTACTCACGTTAGGGGTTGTAAGTGGGTTGGGTGCATATGGACGGGGACGGGCAGTTCACTTATGAAGGTATGTGTCTTGTGGATTGACCGTACTCACGTTAGGGGTTGTAAGTGGGTCGGGTGCATTTGGACGGGGACGGGCAGGTCAATTATGAAGGTATGTGTCTTGTGGATGGACCGTACTCACGTTAGGGGTTGTAAGTGGGTTGGGTGCATATGGACGGATCGGCAGACTTTGCATGTGTCATTTAAGTCAATTAAAACGGTAGGTACGTTATTTTTGTGGATGACAGGGAGGCGGGTATTGACAGTGACTAACAAGTCGATTAAAACGGTAGATATTCAAGTAACAAGGCCGCAGGGGCGTTTCTTCTGCCGGGTGTGGAATATATTCGAATACTCGCTGGGTCTTGTGTTGGTTTGTTCTTGTTTGAATATACTcaacaaaactttttaaatcCCGAAGCTACAAAAAGGAactattgtaaacaaatatatttatatatttagcatgtgaaagcaATCCGATTTGATATAActcaatatcattaattgttttcttttactttttcagAGTTTGTCAAGATGATGACGtcaaaataatttcatctcACTCATTTCCACATTTCTACTGACTCTGTGTAAATCATACATCGGATCGATTCAGAAGGCAAACAGCTATGCGAAAAAGATAAAAAGGAATCATCCAGGGCTTATCAGCAGCAGTTGGAATCATTTTAAGGTTGCAGCACTGTGCACTTGTTTTCGTACACATATAAGATATTGCTAAAGGGAGAGTATTTGACTTTGTAACAAGCAGTTTAGTTCTAAGACTATAGATTATATTCTCcttttgtttttccatcatTTTAAGATAGTAATGTAATTATGAATTGGATGCGGTAACAGTGTTTATGAAGGCTGATGTAAGTTTATCCGACTTCATTTAAGGTTGTCATTCGCTCACATTAACTGACTCTCTGCTGTATCGCAGCGCATACAATGCAAGCAGGGAACCAAAAACGTTTACGTtagaccaaaaaaaaaattgtttccacGAACATCTCCAAAAAATAGTGAAGGTAGGCATACTTTTttcgattttctttttttttttcgagaaccgggattctgtaccaaaccgacGTATAGCAGGGTGTAtcactattttaaatataaaatggtcaaattttaatatattcactcaaataatgcactttttacagaaaataatgaaaaaaatccaCACTACAGCAAAAACGTGTAGGGAACAGAGGAAAAATAGGGTCGCTGTGGTTAGTTGGTACATTTTTTACCACTTATCCACCACAAACAACCTTAAATTAAACCTTAACTGAACTCCGGCAAATTCTAACAAACAGATTAACTTGTAACTTTATATCCTgcattataaaagaaaatacaacatttatttcatgcataGATTATAtcgtcattttcattttgtaaatataaccGTTGGTAATAAATTTGTTACGAAAAATGGACCGTTTTTGTCTTCATACAGTGGTCCGGTGTTCAGAACTTGGTTatagttaacaacgttgttaacatcatcgttgtAAACTTTCAACGCTTACTGCCCTGGAAAATTAATGGATAAGCTTGTGATTTGCAAGTTGTCTTGCACGCTTTGAGGcaactgtgtttaatttgaaaatataaacacatcaaatagttcacgttaaaaagttaacaatgatttcGTTAAGCTTATTGTTAGCTTTAACAAAGTGCTGATAAGCTGCCCAATATTATCCTTAGGGTTAACCCTAACCCTATTTCCAAAGATTAACACACACACTGTTTGGAATCAAACTGACACCAGGACGTGTGACATTCCCTCAAAATCGAGATGTATATTACGTAATATGTTAGCTAGGGGGGTTGGGGTTACTCCCCCAACGGAAAGTTCTAACAATTTCTTGTCCAAAATGTTGCAATTGGAtcgtatttaattacttttgtttctccgatattgacatcaaatgtaaacttggacgattttagggggaCGGGGTGGGGGTGTGCGCACGGGTGCTAAACATTCTTAATTTGCAACAAACGAATTTTAGAGTAAAACGTAGGTGGtcgtatcagtcaggtatgttCAACCCAAATCTTGTATAGTCCTGtgtcattcggaacacctcggccattttttatcaaaaaccgACCGGAATACCTCgaccatttttcatcgaaaacaacctcgtatGTATGGCGATACATAAGTGAAAGTAGTTCGTTAAAACCACTACTACtgattaattgtagtgttttaacgtgtaatttGTCATACTGAGTTCTAACTGATTCCCTGAGTGAAGTGTATtgttgtataaataattaagattcctaacAGTAATTAAAGTCCTTAGGCTttactgcttaattgaaataactacggGTCAACTTGCAGTTCAGTCAATTGTACGTAGTACTAACATTGTAatccgtccatatacatccgagtttgttttcgatagacattggccgaggtgctccgatgTGCACGTAGGTTAGTTacctctatatatatatatatatatatatatatatatatatatatatatatatatatatatatatatatatatacctctataaaatgcacattattgaagatattgtttaaagctgATGCTGTAGGCATTGCTCCGAGAGCATCGGGTGATCAATGAGTgatgacataattatatcacTATACTGTGGATGTATTTGTACAGCCGCCACACAGCACTTCTTGCCAGCTGTCGTGAAAGGGAAAACATAACATAGagattgatttttaataaagtcCCATCAATACAGCATATAAACAATGCCAATAAAACTGTGAGTTATATGAGACTATAGTTACAACACAATACTTTTACAACCCAAAACCGATGCTAATCctgatatttaaataattaaaaacaaggAAATTAGATTG
Coding sequences within:
- the LOC128207763 gene encoding calmodulin-A-like; the encoded protein is MTDQLTEEQIAEFKEAFSLFDKDGDGTITTKELGTVMRSLGQNPTEAELQDMINEVDADGNGTIDFPEFLQMMARKMKEGDSDEEIREAFKVFDKDGNGYISAAELRHVMTNLGEKLTDEEVDEMIREADVDGDGQVNYDEFVKMMTSK